TCGGGCGCGCCAGAATACGCTTCCAGAACAGTAGCTTGTCTTTCCATGGTTATTTGGCGCGAGGGCCAAATAAGCAAAATCGCGGGGTGCGAACGGTCTTTTGTGGACGCCGGCTCGCGTATAGAGCCCGCACACCGCGGTGCACCGGGAGCGTTGCTTGTCATGCGCCTTTGCGCGCAGACGCGCCGGTGAGTCCCATTCGCGATCTGGATTGCCCCCGATCAGGGATGCGCCGCCGCTATCCCCAGCGCGGTCTACCAGTTAACCGATTAGGTTGAATTTTTTGCGTTTTCGGCTAATGTTCCGCGTGTTCGAATCGCGGCATTAGGAACAGAGCCATGAGCAACCTTACCCCGTTTGGAATCACCTGCCGGAAGCTCCGGCTGGATAAGGGGCTGCGGCTGATGGACGTAGCTCGCAAGCTCAATTGTAGTTCGGCTTTCATTTCCGCTATCGAGACCGGGCGGAAGCCCATTCCAGACGCCTACATGCTATCGGTCGCCAGAGCGATGGACCTCTCGCCGGCAGAAATACGAGAGTTGCGTGGGGCATGCGACCGGACCCGTAAGGAAGTGTTGGTCGAGACGTTGCCGGAAGAGCAGCGCGAATTGGTGGCTGCGTTCGCCCGCAGACTCGATCACGTGCCCAAGCATGTGATGGCCGAGCTCAAGAAGGCCGTGCTGAAGTCGATCGCGGGAGAAGTGCCGTTTCGCCGGTCGCGGAGGGGAATGATCGTCCCGCCGCTTTCCACAAAAACTATTCGCGGCTTCTCCGAGCAGGTCCGTGATGCCTTCGTTGAAAGAAACACCATCGAATTCCCCATCATGGACGTCTTGGAATTTCGGATGGCAAGAATTTTCGAGGGCTTCTACATCGATCCCAGAGACGCAGAGTTCATGGGCGATGACGAGGGAAGAGTGACTGCAGGCAGCAACTGCATCCTGTTGCGTGAAGATGTCTACGAAGGTGCTTGGTCAGGCAATCGCAGGGATCGGTTTACGGCCTGCCACGAGCTCGGTCATTTCTTGATGCATCGGACGATCACCATGGCCCGCGCCCGTCAGGACAGCGACAAGATTTTCTGCGACGCCGAGTGGCAGGCAGACACGTTTGCCGGATCGCTGATGATGTCGCCGCGCCACCTGCCGTTGTTCTCGAACGCGGCGGAGGCGGCGGAAGCCTGCAAGATGACCGGCTACGCGGCCGAGGTCATGTGGAGCAAGTACGAGGCGGAGGGAAAATTCCCTCAGCCGACCGACCAGATGGCGATGTTCTAGGAGGACTGCATGAGCGCCGAAGTGAATGATTGAGGTCGCCTGTACCACCCGGACCTGAAGGGGGTGGGGGCGTCCGGATCGGTGGTTGCACACCGATCCGAACGCCGAAGGCCAAGGCCAACAACCCAATGCGCTCGTAGCTCAGCTGGATAGAGCAGGTGCCTAGTAAGCCCGAGGTCGCAGGTTCGAGTCCTGCCGAGCGCGCCATCCGCAACGAACGCACATAGGTTCTATAGCCTATGTGGCCTCCGTTGTTAAATCGTCAATGCCCATAATTTCAAGTCTCCCCTGACACTTCGCGTCGCCTCTTAACCTTGCCGCGCGCAAATCCTCTAGACGCGGTGGCGTACACGCCACGGAGTTCCGCTTCCAGCAGGCTGTTGGCCACAATGAGCGCCTGCACCGTGGCGCGCAGGTCGCCGTCGCATGCCGTGATCGCTTGGTCGGTCGCGATCTCCAGCGCGTCTGGTTCAGGCTGCTGATTTGGTTCCGGGCTGCCGGGCATTGCGATGGTCCGTGATCAGCACATAACATATCGTTCTTGGTTTGTTCTGTCAACGGAGCGTGCCAGACGTCGAAGCGCCGCAGAGTCGCTTGAGCGCTTGGGCGACACGTTCGCGACGCAGGGCGTAGCGCAAGATCGGACGAAGTCGGAGCGCCGCGGTTTGGGGCGGATGATGGGGTGCTCCATCATAGCGCTACAGCGAAACAATAGTGCCCATCTTCATCGACCGTGGCGCGCCACTCCGCGATTTTGTGTAATTTCGCCGCCGAAGCCTGCCGGCGTCGGTCGAATGCCGCACTTCGTCGCCGCAGCTATGCCGCCGATCTTCTGCTGCGCGACCGCGGCGGCGCTGGCTCTTTAGTCGACGTGAAGATGCGCAAACCTCAGCCGCCTCGCTTGGCGACCTCCGCGCCGTAGCGCGCTCTCGCGTCCTCCACGGCCTGGGCCTGTGCCGCCGCGAGATTCTCGCGCACATCCTTGGCACGGCGCGCGGCATCGAGGGTTGCTTGGGCGTGGCCCTGGAATTGCGGCATCACCTCGCGCGCGATCAGCTCGTACGAGCGCCGTGTCGCCGCCGGATTGGCCCAGTTGTGCGCTAGCAGGAGATACGCGCCGAACCCGCCATTCGACTGCTGCCACAGCCGCTCGATCTGCGCGGCGCAGGCGTCCGCCGTGCCGATGGCGCCGAGACCGGAGCCGTTGATGAACTCGATCATCTCGCTGACCGAGTTGCCGGCCACAGCCATTTGCGGAAACGCTGCGACCTGCTGGAAGTAGCGGAACCAGTGCTCGATGCCGTACTCGACATCGCGATACGCCTGCTCCTTGGTTTCTGCGATATGGCACAATCCGACGAGCCGCCACTTGCTGCGGTCCGCGGTCTTGCCGTGCGCCTTCGCTTCTGTCGTCAGCACGTCCCAGTGCAGCGCCAGCGCGTCGAAGCCGGCGGCGGTGGTGGCCCCGACCGAGAGCATGCCGGCACCATGCCGGCCGGCGAGCTTCGCGCCGGTCGGAGAGGCGACCGCCGCGACCGCCACGTCGAACAGCGGATTGGAGTAGGGACGCAGATGCAGCCGCGCGTCGCGCAAATCCCAGCGATCGTTCTTGAACGTGACCGGCTCGTCGCTGGTGAGAAGCTTCGTGACGATGCCCATCCCGTCTTCCAGCAGGCCGCGGGTCTGGCTCTGCTGCAAGCCGATCATAATGCCGTCGGTCGGCAGCGAGCCCGGACCGAGACCGAGCATGGCACGCCCTTGAGTCAGATGGTCGAGCAGCACGATGCGTTCAGCCACCCACAGCGGATTGTGATAGGACACGCTGATGACGCCGGTGCCGAGCTTGATGTGACGGGTTCGCTCGGCGGCCGCGGCGATCATGATTTCGGGTGAGGCCGACAGCTCGGTTCCAGCCGAATGGTGCTCGCCGAGCCAGGCCTCATCATAGCCGCAGCGGTCGAGCCACTGGATCAGCTCGAGATCGCCTCGCAGCGCGAGCGTCGGGTTGATGCCGGGTTTGTGAAAGGGCGCAAGAAAGATACCGAAGCGCAGGCGGTTCATGGACGATCCTCCGCGGTTGTTATGTGGTCTTTCTCATTGGGATAGTTCTCCGCTTCTTTGACCGGAACAAGGCGGGTTTGCGCGCGGGCGTTTCGCGTATTCCTCGAAAAGACACCAGCCACGTGGGGGGCCCTGCGCCACCAGGTCGTGTAACCCCTGTCGCGAGGCGATCCCGATTGGGCGCGCCTTGATGTCATGACCGACGAGGAAGTCGCGGCCGCAGCGCTGTCCGACTCGGCGCCACGCGAAACGCGCAGGTGATCATTTGTTGGGAGCGGAACTTCCGGTGTTGCCGGTCGAAGGCGGGCCGACCATGATGTGAAATCCGGGAAGGTGTTTGGAAAGTCGATGGCGGAAAAAGCTGAAGTCGTGGTGCTCGGTGCGGGCATCGTCGGCGTATCAACAGCCTATGCGGCGCGGCAGTGCGGGATGTCGGTCGTTCTCGTCGACCGGCGCGAGCCCGGCAGCGAGACCTCCTATGGCAATGCGGGCATCATCAGCAGCGGCTCGATAACGCCGCTCAACAATCCGTCGCTGTGGAAGGCGCTGCCGAAATACCTGACCAACCGCCACGCGGCCTTGCGCTGGAATCCGATCTGGGCGCTTCAGAATATGGGATGGGTCGCGCGTTTTCTGGCGGATTCGGCCGCCTCGCGTCTTCGGCCGCGCGCAGCCGCGCTGCATGGGTTGATCGGCGCATCGGCGAAACTGCACCGGGAATGGATCGTGAAGGCGGAAGCGGGGCATCGCATTCGCGAGACCGGCTGGCTCAGGGCGTGGCGGAGCGATGCGGAACAGTCAGCGAAGCAGGAGCAGGCGTTCCTGGCCGAATACGGCATCGCCAGCGAATTGCTCGACCGGCAGGCTATCTCCGCGCTCGAGCCTGATATCGTGCCGGTCTATAAAGTGGGCCTGCTGCACACAGAGACCGCCTCGGTCGACTCGCCGGGCGCGGTGGTCAAGGCCTATGCACGGATGTTCGCTCGTGCCGGCGGCGATGTCAGGCAGGCAGACATCAAGGCGATCGTGCCCGACGGTGATCGCTGGCGTGTGGCGCTGGCCGATAGTGGGATATTGGCGCGCCATGTCGTGGTCGCAATGGGACCGTGGTCCGCGGATATTTTGCGGCCGCTCGGCTATCGCGTTCCGCTCGCCTTTGAGCGTGGCTACCACCGCGAATTCAAGCCGAACCCCGCACGCCCGCTGCAGCGTCCGGTCTATGATATCGACGGCGGTTTCATCATGACCCCGATGGAGCAGGGCATCCGCGTCACCTCGGGCGTCGAACTGACCGGTCGCGATGCGCCTTCCTCGTTCGCCCAGCTCGATCAGGTCGTTCCTCTCGCGCGTGGCGTGGCTGAATTCGGCGACGCTGTCGGCGATCCGTGGCGAGGATCGCGGCCGACATTGCCCGACGGCCTGCCGATGATCGGTGCGGCGCCCCGGCATGCCGGGCTGTGGCTTGCTTTCGGCAACCAGCACATCGGCTTCACGACGGGTCCCGCGACCGGCGCGGCCATTGCCGCCATGATCGGTGGCGCGCCGCCTTCTTTCGACGTTAGGCCGTTTGCGCCGGGGCGCTACATTTCATGATCTGCGCACCGCAACAGGAACGTTGCGGTGGGCCTGAGCTGGCCGACTGCGATCGCTCGAAAAATGGGCGTTGAGCTTTACAAAGGTCAGGCAGCAGGGCGCCGAAGCCCCGCGGCGTCTTGAGCGGCGGACCCTCGTGCTCGATTTGGTTCGGGAACGGCCCAAATTCTTCAATCAGGTAGGATCGGGAGATTACATTCTGCGTTGGCACACACATTGCAACCATCGCGACGGGCCGTCGTCGCCGTGGGCAATCTTGGCAATCGCTAACTCGCTCTTGCGTGGGACGACGGTTTGGTGACACCGTTGCGTTCGCTTGGCCGGCCTGAGAACGTGGGGGCGCGCTCGCCGGTCCTGGGGTTTTGGTGATGTTGCGTTTGATTGCCCGGCGTCTTGCCATCGGTGTGCTGGTCGCATTCACCGTGATGACGCTCGCATTCCTGCTGACGCGGCTGTCGGGCGATCTTGCGGTTTCGATCGCCGGCCCGTCGGCAACGCAGGCCGACGTCGAAATCGTGCGCAAGGCCTACGGCCTCGATCGCCCGCTCTATATCCAGTTCTTCGCCTGGACCGGCCGCGCCATGGTCGGCGATTTCGGCCAGAGCTATTTCTTCAAGGACAGCGTGGCCAACTTGATCCAGAAGCGCCTGCCGATCACGGTCACGCTCGGCCTGGTCGGCCTGAGCCTTGCGTTGGTCATCTCGATTCCACTCGGCATCCTGGCGGCGCTGCGCGAAAATACCTGGGTCGACCGCGGCGTCACCCTGTTCACGATGGTGGGGCAGGCGGTGCCAAGCTTCTGGCTGGCGCTGATCCTGATGATCGTGCTCGGCCTGCAGCTCGGCATCCTGCCGATCTCGGGCACCGGCACCTGGCAGCATTTCGTGATGCCGGGGATCGTGCTCGCCTTCACGGCGATCCCGGCGCTGACGCGGCTGACGCGCTCGGGGATGATCGAGGCGATGGCGTCCGACTATATCCGCACCGCGCGCGCCAAAGGCCTGTCGCGGGCGCGCATCATCTTCAAGCATGCGCTGCGCAACGCCGCCATTCCCGTCGTGTCGATCGCGGCGGTTCAGCTCGGCTTCATGCTGGGCGGCTCGATCGTCATCGAGACGGTGTTCGCGCTGCATGGCGTCGGCTACCTCGGCTGGGAGAGCATCGCCAAGAATGATTTTCCCGTCGTGCAGGCGGTGGTGCTGGTGCTCGCCGTGTTCTATATCGGCCTCACGCTACTGGCCGACATCCTCAATGCACTGCTTGATCCGAGGCTGCGCACGGGATGAGCGAGCCGATTGCCATTCTGGCGCCGCAGCCTTCGAGCACAGGTAGCTCGCGCATCGGCACCGCCGGCTTTGCGATCGGGATCGCCATCGTCGCGCTCGTCGTCGCAGCCGCCGTCGTCGGCAATGCGCTGGTGCCGCAGGACCCGTTCATTCAGGATCTCGGCAATCGATTGAAGCCACCGTTCTGGATGGAGGGCAGCCAGGCCGGGCACCTGCTCGGCACCGATCAGCTCGGGCGGGATTATCTGGCGCGGCTGGTCTATGGTGCGCGCATTTCATTACTGATCGGCATCATGACGGTCATCACGTCGGGCCTGATCGGCATCACGCTCGGCGTGCTCGGCGGTTTCTTCGGCGGCCGTGTCGACGATGTCGTGCTGTTCGCCATCACGACGCGTTTGTCGATCCCGGTCGTGCTGGTCGCGCTCGCGGTGGTCGGCCTGATGGGATCGGGCCTCGGGCTCGTCGTCGCGACCCTTGGACTGTTGTTATGGGACCGCTTCGCGGTGGTGGCGCGCGCCACCACCATGCAGGTCCGCAACCATGACTATGTCAGCGCGGCCTGGTGCGCCGGCGCTTCGATGCCGCATATCCTGATCAAGGAGATCCTGCCGAACATCGCGAGCCATCTCGCCGTGGTGGCAACGCTGGAGATGGCGCTCGCAATCCTGCTCGAAGCCGCGCTGTCGTTCCTTGGCCTCGGCGTGCCGCCGCCGCTGCCGTCCTGGGGGCTGATGATCGCCGAGGGCAAGGATTACATGTTCTTTTCACCCTGGGTGATCATGATCCCGGGCGTTGCGCTCGCTGTTCTGGTGCTCGGCATCAATCTGGTTGGCGACGGATTGCGTAATCTGCTCGGCGCGGAGCGGCTGCGATGAGCGCGCTGTTGGAGGTCGAGGAACTTCAGGTGAGTTTCGGCGGCCGTACCGCGGCGGTGCGCGGTGCCTCGTTCCGGGTCGAGAAGGGCAAGACCCATTGCCTGGTCGGCGAATCCGGCTGCGGCAAGTCGGTCACCGCGCTGGCGGTCATGAGCCTGCTCGCGCGCGGCGGCCAGCGTTCGGCGAAACGGATGAGCTTTGCCGGCACTGACCTCACGTCGCTGTCGGACCGCGAGATGGCGCGCCTGCGCGGCAATCGCATGGCGATGATCTTTCAGGAGCCGATGACCAGCCTCAATCCGGCGTTTACGATCGGCTCGCAGATGGCGGAAGTGCTGACGCGCCACAAGGGCGGCTCGCGCGCCGCGGCGCTGGACCGCGCCGCCGAACTGATGGGCCGCGTCGGAATCACCGCGCCGGGGATGCGGCTCGGCCAGTTCCCGCACCAGCTCTCGGGCGGCTTGCGCCAGCGCGTGATGATTGCGATGGCGCTAATGTGCGATCCCGAATTGCTGATCGCCGACGAGCCGACCACTGCGCTCGACGTCACCGTACAGGCGCAGATCCTGCGGCTGCTCGCCAACCTCAAGCGCGAACTCGGCCTCTCGATCCTGCTGATCACCCACGATCTCGGCATCGTCGCGCGCGTCGCCGACCATGTGTCTGTCATGTATGCCGGCGAGGTGGTCGAGCGTGCGACGACCGCGGAATTGTTCCGCGCGCCGCAGCATCCCTATACGCGCGGTCTCTTATCCTGCGTGCCGGTGCCGGGCCGCGTACAGCGCGACCGGCCGCTCGGCTCGATCCCCGGTGTTGTGCCGGCGATCGGCCCCGGCTTTGCCGGCTGCGCCTTCCGCTCGCGCTGTGCCCATGCCGACGAGACATGCACGCGCACGATTCCGCGGCGGCAGGCAGGCGATGCGCACGACTATCTTTGCCGGCTCGCGCCTGATAGTGCGGAGCTGCAACCCGCATGACCGCCGCGATCGAGGTCGAGAATCTGCGGTGTGAATTCCGCGTCCATACCGGCTTGATGTCGGCGGAAAAGCGCGTGGTCGCGGTCGACGATGTCAGCTTCAGCGTGCCGGCCGGCAGCGTGCTCGGCGTCGTCGGCGAATCCGGCTGCGGCAAATCCACGCTCGCGCGCCTGATCCTCGGATTGCTCAAGCCGACGGCGGGCGCCGTGCTGGTCGATGGCAAGCGCCTGTTCGACCTCGACCGCAAGGCGCGCGCCCGGCTGATCCAGCCCGTGTTCCAGGATCCGTTCGCCTCGCTCAATCCGCGCCGGCGCATCAAGGACATCGTCGCTTTGCCGCTGGCCGCGCAAGGGACCTTCTCGCGGACCGAGATCGAGCGCCGGGTCGCAGGCATTCTCGAGCGCGTCGGGCTGTCGGCCGCCATGGGCGAGCGCATGCCGGCGCAGCTTTCTGGCGGGCAGCGCCAGCGCGCGGCGATTGCGCGCGCGTTGGTGCTGGAGCCCAGGATCGTGATCTGCGACGAGCCGACCAGCGCGCTCGACGTCTCGGTGCAGGCGCAAATTCTCAATCTGCTCGCCGATCTGCGCCGCGACCTCGGGCTCACCTACCTCTTCATCAGCCACAATCTCGCGGTCGTGGAACATGTCGCGAGCGAAGTTGCGGTGATGTATCTCGGCCGTTTTGTCGAGCGCAACGAAACCGACGCGCTGTTTCGCAGCCCCCGGCATCCCTACACGAAGGCGCTACTGGAGAGCGTGCTGACGCCGGAGCCGGGCAAGGGCGTGCCTGATATCGGCCTCGGCGATGTCATGCCGGATCCGGCCAATATTCCGCCGGGCTGCCGGTTCAACCCGCGCTGCCGCATCGCGGTCGAACGCTGCCGCCATGAGGCACCAACGCGCATGGTCCGGCCGCCGCAGGGGATGGTAGAATGTCATCTGGCATAGGGCGTGCGTCACGCCACGTCACAAAACACGGATAATGGAGGGCGATATGCGTATGCAAAACAGGCTCGGCGCGGCAATTCTGGCGGTGGTGCTGCTCGGCGCCGGTGCGGTACCCGCGACAGCCCAGAAATCCGCCGACACGTTGCGGATCGTGATGCGCGATGCGCTGCCCAACATCGATCCCTATTACAACAATTTGCGCACCGGCGTGGTGATGCACCATCAGGGCTGGGACGCGCTGGTCTACCGCAATCCGGATACGTTCAAGCTCGAGCCGTTGCTCGCCACCGAGTGGAAGCTGCCGGATCCGACCACCATCGAGTTCACGCTGCGCCCGGGCGTAAAATTCCACGACGGCAGCCCGTTCACTGCGGACGACGTCGTCTACACCATCAACCTGATCGCCGATCCGGCGAGCCGGCTGTCGACGCCGGCGAACTACAACTGGCTCGACAAGGCCGAGAAGACCGGCGACCTCTCGGTGCGCGTCACGCTGAAGCGGCCGAACCCCGCGGCGCTGGAATATTTCGCGCTCGTGATTCCGATCTATCCCAAGGCCTATCGCGAGAAGGTCGGGGCCGAAGGCTACGCCAAGGCGCCGGTCGGCGCGGGTCCCTACAAGATGACCAAGGTCGAACCCGGCGTCTCCATCGACTTCGAGCGGTTCGAGGATTACTGGGCCGGCAGCCCGAAGGGAAAGCCTGCAATCAAGAAGATGAGCGTGCGCTTCGTGCCTGACGCCACGACCGAGATGACAGAATTGCTCGCCGGCCGCGCCGACTGGATCTGGAACATGAATCCGGACCAACTCGAGCCCGTGAACCGGATGCCGCATCTGCAGGCGGTGCGGAAAGAATCGATGCGGGTCGGCTATCTCTCGCTCGATGCGGCCGGCCGCACCGGCGCCGACAATCCCTTGACCAAGCAGAAGGTGCGTCAGGCGATCTGGCATGCGATCGATCGCAAGGCGATCGCCGACAAGCTTGTCACCGGTGGCAGCCGCGTTCCGGCAGCACCATGCTTCCCGTCGCAGTTCGGATGCGACGCCGAAATCGCCGTGCCTTACGACTACGATCCGGCGAAAGCGAAGCAGCTCCTCACTGAAGCCGGCTATCCCGATGGCTTCGATGTCGAGCTTGCCAGCTACGTGCTGCCGCAATGGGGCTCGGCGGTTCAGAACTACCTGCATGCGGTCGGCATCCGCGCCAAGCTCAACCAGCTCCAGACGGCGGCCCTGATCCAGCGCGCCAAGGCGGGTGAGCTGCGCATGTATCTCGGAAGCTGGGGCAGCTTTTCGATCAACGACGTCTCGGCGTTTCTGCCGAACTTCTTCGACGGCGGCGCCGACGACTATGCGCGCGATCCCGACGTGCAGAAAGGACTGCTCCAGGGCGGATCGACCATTAACCCGGAGGTGCGCAAGGAGGCCTATTCGGCGGTGATCAAGAAGATCACCGAGCAGGCCTACTGGGCGCCGCTGCACACCTATGTGACGACCTACGGTTACTCCAGGCAGCTCGATTTCACGCCGTATCAGGACGAACTGCCGCGGTTTTATCTGGCGAAGTGGAAATAAAGCCGGACCTCACTGCGGTCGTTCGTCACGTGCACTGCGCGGGGCTTCGGCCCCGCGACCGAATGCCGTGGAGCTCACCTCTCCCGGCAGCCCGGAATTCCCGAATATTTAATCTTTCGGCTGCATAGTACCTTCTTTGGATACAGTCTCCCTTAATGTCCGCCCGAGTTTTTTCGCGATGGTCGAAACCCGGATTGCACCACGTGTCCGTATCATGAAGGCCGCCAAAATCGAGTATGGCGGCGACAAGTATGCCTGTACCGTTCGCGATATTTCCGCCACGGGCGCGGCGCTGGATTTTCCGGACCTGATCCGTATTCCCGATGAATTCACGTTGATCCTCCCCGAGGACGGATTGAAGCTGCCCTGCCATGTCGTTTGGCGCAGCGCGTACAGGGTCGGCGTAGCATTCGACTAGCGGCGTAAGAACTTCGTGGGGTGGGCAAAACGCAGCGCGCCCACCATTACCGGCGACGTCCCGTATGGTGGGCACGGCGCGACCCGCTGGCTCGCAATGAGGGCGGCACTGCCAAGCCGCGTCTGTGACCTCAACTGCCGAACCGCTCGATAACATCCGCGAGCGGGATATGGCCGACACAAGCGCCTGTTCTCGGACCGATGTCGCCGTTCTCCAACGCCGTTGCATGGATGACGGCCGGGTCGGCCTCGATGCGCCGGCGCAGGGCGGCGAGCTTGGGCCAGCGTGAAGGATTGGCGACCTGATGGAAGTCGAGCCATCGCGCGACGCCGACCAGAAGGCCATCGGCCAGCGTCGGGCGCTCACCCATGAGAAAAGGTTGATCCCCGATCATGGCCTCGATCTTGTCGTGCCGCTCGATCACCCGCGCGGCGCCGAACTCACGCAGCGATGCCTGCATTTGCGGGTTCGGTTTCGCCATCTCC
This portion of the Bradyrhizobium sp. AZCC 2262 genome encodes:
- a CDS encoding helix-turn-helix domain-containing protein, which codes for MSNLTPFGITCRKLRLDKGLRLMDVARKLNCSSAFISAIETGRKPIPDAYMLSVARAMDLSPAEIRELRGACDRTRKEVLVETLPEEQRELVAAFARRLDHVPKHVMAELKKAVLKSIAGEVPFRRSRRGMIVPPLSTKTIRGFSEQVRDAFVERNTIEFPIMDVLEFRMARIFEGFYIDPRDAEFMGDDEGRVTAGSNCILLREDVYEGAWSGNRRDRFTACHELGHFLMHRTITMARARQDSDKIFCDAEWQADTFAGSLMMSPRHLPLFSNAAEAAEACKMTGYAAEVMWSKYEAEGKFPQPTDQMAMF
- a CDS encoding LLM class flavin-dependent oxidoreductase — encoded protein: MNRLRFGIFLAPFHKPGINPTLALRGDLELIQWLDRCGYDEAWLGEHHSAGTELSASPEIMIAAAAERTRHIKLGTGVISVSYHNPLWVAERIVLLDHLTQGRAMLGLGPGSLPTDGIMIGLQQSQTRGLLEDGMGIVTKLLTSDEPVTFKNDRWDLRDARLHLRPYSNPLFDVAVAAVASPTGAKLAGRHGAGMLSVGATTAAGFDALALHWDVLTTEAKAHGKTADRSKWRLVGLCHIAETKEQAYRDVEYGIEHWFRYFQQVAAFPQMAVAGNSVSEMIEFINGSGLGAIGTADACAAQIERLWQQSNGGFGAYLLLAHNWANPAATRRSYELIAREVMPQFQGHAQATLDAARRAKDVRENLAAAQAQAVEDARARYGAEVAKRGG
- a CDS encoding NAD(P)/FAD-dependent oxidoreductase — protein: MAEKAEVVVLGAGIVGVSTAYAARQCGMSVVLVDRREPGSETSYGNAGIISSGSITPLNNPSLWKALPKYLTNRHAALRWNPIWALQNMGWVARFLADSAASRLRPRAAALHGLIGASAKLHREWIVKAEAGHRIRETGWLRAWRSDAEQSAKQEQAFLAEYGIASELLDRQAISALEPDIVPVYKVGLLHTETASVDSPGAVVKAYARMFARAGGDVRQADIKAIVPDGDRWRVALADSGILARHVVVAMGPWSADILRPLGYRVPLAFERGYHREFKPNPARPLQRPVYDIDGGFIMTPMEQGIRVTSGVELTGRDAPSSFAQLDQVVPLARGVAEFGDAVGDPWRGSRPTLPDGLPMIGAAPRHAGLWLAFGNQHIGFTTGPATGAAIAAMIGGAPPSFDVRPFAPGRYIS
- a CDS encoding ABC transporter permease; its protein translation is MLRLIARRLAIGVLVAFTVMTLAFLLTRLSGDLAVSIAGPSATQADVEIVRKAYGLDRPLYIQFFAWTGRAMVGDFGQSYFFKDSVANLIQKRLPITVTLGLVGLSLALVISIPLGILAALRENTWVDRGVTLFTMVGQAVPSFWLALILMIVLGLQLGILPISGTGTWQHFVMPGIVLAFTAIPALTRLTRSGMIEAMASDYIRTARAKGLSRARIIFKHALRNAAIPVVSIAAVQLGFMLGGSIVIETVFALHGVGYLGWESIAKNDFPVVQAVVLVLAVFYIGLTLLADILNALLDPRLRTG
- a CDS encoding ABC transporter permease, which encodes MSEPIAILAPQPSSTGSSRIGTAGFAIGIAIVALVVAAAVVGNALVPQDPFIQDLGNRLKPPFWMEGSQAGHLLGTDQLGRDYLARLVYGARISLLIGIMTVITSGLIGITLGVLGGFFGGRVDDVVLFAITTRLSIPVVLVALAVVGLMGSGLGLVVATLGLLLWDRFAVVARATTMQVRNHDYVSAAWCAGASMPHILIKEILPNIASHLAVVATLEMALAILLEAALSFLGLGVPPPLPSWGLMIAEGKDYMFFSPWVIMIPGVALAVLVLGINLVGDGLRNLLGAERLR
- a CDS encoding ABC transporter ATP-binding protein; this encodes MSALLEVEELQVSFGGRTAAVRGASFRVEKGKTHCLVGESGCGKSVTALAVMSLLARGGQRSAKRMSFAGTDLTSLSDREMARLRGNRMAMIFQEPMTSLNPAFTIGSQMAEVLTRHKGGSRAAALDRAAELMGRVGITAPGMRLGQFPHQLSGGLRQRVMIAMALMCDPELLIADEPTTALDVTVQAQILRLLANLKRELGLSILLITHDLGIVARVADHVSVMYAGEVVERATTAELFRAPQHPYTRGLLSCVPVPGRVQRDRPLGSIPGVVPAIGPGFAGCAFRSRCAHADETCTRTIPRRQAGDAHDYLCRLAPDSAELQPA
- a CDS encoding ABC transporter ATP-binding protein → MTAAIEVENLRCEFRVHTGLMSAEKRVVAVDDVSFSVPAGSVLGVVGESGCGKSTLARLILGLLKPTAGAVLVDGKRLFDLDRKARARLIQPVFQDPFASLNPRRRIKDIVALPLAAQGTFSRTEIERRVAGILERVGLSAAMGERMPAQLSGGQRQRAAIARALVLEPRIVICDEPTSALDVSVQAQILNLLADLRRDLGLTYLFISHNLAVVEHVASEVAVMYLGRFVERNETDALFRSPRHPYTKALLESVLTPEPGKGVPDIGLGDVMPDPANIPPGCRFNPRCRIAVERCRHEAPTRMVRPPQGMVECHLA
- a CDS encoding ABC transporter substrate-binding protein, producing MRMQNRLGAAILAVVLLGAGAVPATAQKSADTLRIVMRDALPNIDPYYNNLRTGVVMHHQGWDALVYRNPDTFKLEPLLATEWKLPDPTTIEFTLRPGVKFHDGSPFTADDVVYTINLIADPASRLSTPANYNWLDKAEKTGDLSVRVTLKRPNPAALEYFALVIPIYPKAYREKVGAEGYAKAPVGAGPYKMTKVEPGVSIDFERFEDYWAGSPKGKPAIKKMSVRFVPDATTEMTELLAGRADWIWNMNPDQLEPVNRMPHLQAVRKESMRVGYLSLDAAGRTGADNPLTKQKVRQAIWHAIDRKAIADKLVTGGSRVPAAPCFPSQFGCDAEIAVPYDYDPAKAKQLLTEAGYPDGFDVELASYVLPQWGSAVQNYLHAVGIRAKLNQLQTAALIQRAKAGELRMYLGSWGSFSINDVSAFLPNFFDGGADDYARDPDVQKGLLQGGSTINPEVRKEAYSAVIKKITEQAYWAPLHTYVTTYGYSRQLDFTPYQDELPRFYLAKWK
- a CDS encoding PilZ domain-containing protein gives rise to the protein MVETRIAPRVRIMKAAKIEYGGDKYACTVRDISATGAALDFPDLIRIPDEFTLILPEDGLKLPCHVVWRSAYRVGVAFD
- a CDS encoding glutathione S-transferase family protein — its product is MEPVLVYGFPAGSSMGLVAALEWLGKPYSLCRVDMLSEMRDPSYARINARHETPALITDAGRVLTETMAIARWLEARDSEQRISFAPLSPEADRMHQLMAFVNTGFTGAFSPLWVAMEMAKPNPQMQASLREFGAARVIERHDKIEAMIGDQPFLMGERPTLADGLLVGVARWLDFHQVANPSRWPKLAALRRRIEADPAVIHATALENGDIGPRTGACVGHIPLADVIERFGS